The window GGCCCCTCAGCCGCTAAACATACTAAACATGCTAAACATGCTAAATGCCTAAACATGCtaaatgcctcctccagagccattCAAAATGCATTAGAATTAACTGAACAGCACTATGCTGCATTGAAGCGCGGGGCTTGTTTTCAGTCGTTGGCTGTTAGAACAGTTGATTTCACACACATGCTTTCGTTAACATGAATGTGGGTGTAGGTGAAAATgtgaggggaccccccccccccacaaaactaTCAGCCACCAAGACGCAATATGCCTCCCTGAAGCGCTTCCCGTAATTCCCAGAGCTGTGTTGGTTGCTTCTCAGTGACGAGGCTGTCTGCACAATCTCATAGATGCTAGAAGTAAACCTTGGAAAGCCTTAGCTCAAATTACATCATGCAGTGTACCCTAATCTGGGCTTGTCACAGCATTTAAGTTGTGTTTGCGGCAAGAGTAGCTCACCCGTTTCTGCTCTTCCTAAGGAACTCTTGTCAGACTCCCTCTGCACGTTCTCCTCTTCCATCGCAGAGAACTGAAAATGTAATTCCAGATCCGCACCCACAATCTTTGTCTCCAGGGAAGGCAGTTCACACCCCTCAGTGACTGCTCGATTGCTGACTTCTGTCTCTTCTGGTATAGGTTCATCTCCCTTTCCATCCGGTTCCGCCACAGCGGAGTTATCGTTCTGCTCCTGGACTTtgctttcaccctccagatcCATCCGTGTGGCTTTACTCCCACTTTTGACAGACACAATGTCTCGTTGCTGTAAATCACAGCCAACGCCAACACAAGCCACCTGAGGAGAGCAGAGAATGCCCTTGTCCACCATTTCTACGTGGCCACCCACTGCCTGGCATCGGGTGGTGGGAACTGCCTCCGTAGATGCTTCCACAGTCTCTGGTTGGGCCATGGTTTCTTTGCAGATCTGGCTTTTGGGCATCCTTAAACAAACCTCAACTCTCAACTCCTCCAGCTCCTCCGTAGCCTCTTTCAGGTGTCCCTCTAGCATAGAGATGACCTCACGCTGATGCTGAACCGTCTGTTGAAGGAGCCCAATTTCCTGCTCTGCCTCGGCCGACACCCCAAGCAAGGACTCCATGACCCACACCGCAGCATCTTTCATCTCTGTCTCCCACCCAACAGCCACCTCCCGGCATGGTCTGTGGCACCGGTAGTAGAAAACTGCCTCATCCATGTCGATCTCCTCACCGACACCAACAGATTTGTGAGTGTGCTCTTCGGCTCTTGAAAAATGTCCGGCTCCTTTGTTCATTTTTGTAGTCTTCTCCGAAGCGGACAATTTTTCTGTCAGTTTCTTCAACTCAGCAATTTTACTCGGTCTCACTTTTGAAGGCTCGTTATCTGTGGCTTCGGGGCTATCCTTCAGGGTCTCATTGGTGGCCTCcatgctgggagattttggagGAAAATCAAAGGTAAAAGCTTCACCTGCCTGAGATTTTTCCAACAAGCCAGCCACTAGCTGCTCTTTCTCCTTCTTCAACCGGCAGATCTTCATTTCCAGAACTGGGATAGTCTTCACTTGCTCTTCTAGCTCCTTCAGGTGCTTGAGGGCAGCCGCCATCTGATCACGGACATGATAGAGATGTGCAGGGGTGACCGCTGTGGCTGGAGTGCTCCTTCCTGAATTGGAGGGACTCATTTTTACAGGTCCTGTTAGAGGCAGGCTGAGGTCAGTTTGGCTCTCCCCTGTCAGCGGGACGGAGGAGGGAGAGTTTTGAGGAAACAACGGGGACAATGGGCTCTCAGGGGCCTTGGTGGTCACGACAGCTCCCCCATCAAACAAACCAAGCTGCTCCCGTTCCAAACGCTTGCTTGTCTCCAGCAAAGTTTTCTCCACCCGTGTGTTTCTCATGAGGGCTTTGGGAGATGGAGGCGGGAGAAGATGGATGACTGGTGGTGGGGACATGGGGACAGAGGCCTGTTTGCTTGCAGCCTCTGATGAACTGCCCCATATCCTGGGCCGTGGGGAGAATGTGGGCTTCCCATCCTCGCTGGTTGTAGAGGACAGAGACTCAGTGGATGTCCAGCCACCAGTTTGGCTACGGGAAGAGCCCAGGGCCTGCTTTGGCCCCTTGGCTTTCCGATTCAGTGGAAGCTTCCGGAGGGTTTGGCCACTCTCAATATCATCTACATACTTCAAGAAATCCAAATCCAAAAGGAAGCCATAGGGGGTCTCCAAGGAGTAGGAGGCCTTCTCTCCATCCTGATCCTGGTTGCGGTACAAGAACGGGCCACCCAAATCTGGAAttcaagccacacacacacac of the Eublepharis macularius isolate TG4126 chromosome 5, MPM_Emac_v1.0, whole genome shotgun sequence genome contains:
- the KANK3 gene encoding KN motif and ankyrin repeat domain-containing protein 3 isoform X1, which gives rise to MAQPTHLNRNLPGDEKYADLGGPFLYRNQDQDGEKASYSLETPYGFLLDLDFLKYVDDIESGQTLRKLPLNRKAKGPKQALGSSRSQTGGWTSTESLSSTTSEDGKPTFSPRPRIWGSSSEAASKQASVPMSPPPVIHLLPPPSPKALMRNTRVEKTLLETSKRLEREQLGLFDGGAVVTTKAPESPLSPLFPQNSPSSVPLTGESQTDLSLPLTGPVKMSPSNSGRSTPATAVTPAHLYHVRDQMAAALKHLKELEEQVKTIPVLEMKICRLKKEKEQLVAGLLEKSQAGEAFTFDFPPKSPSMEATNETLKDSPEATDNEPSKVRPSKIAELKKLTEKLSASEKTTKMNKGAGHFSRAEEHTHKSVGVGEEIDMDEAVFYYRCHRPCREVAVGWETEMKDAAVWVMESLLGVSAEAEQEIGLLQQTVQHQREVISMLEGHLKEATEELEELRVEVCLRMPKSQICKETMAQPETVEASTEAVPTTRCQAVGGHVEMVDKGILCSPQVACVGVGCDLQQRDIVSVKSGSKATRMDLEGESKVQEQNDNSAVAEPDGKGDEPIPEETEVSNRAVTEGCELPSLETKIVGADLELHFQFSAMEEENVQRESDKSSLGRAETGALKSIMKKRDGVSKVEAGSGRKSLQFVGVLNGEYESTSSEEEEEDQSPDKSSPLSSDSDAAGSTDTSDEEVLGNLEDSDPESPLPVVDARDKIQQCCDQEKAEEENAALEVKEKFELSPRMREACLVVRSSLGHKGGGAKTREVVTSTSLILQEWFRVSSQKSSLASQVAEHLLAFAEISPAILAHIVNLSDGNGNTALHYSVSHSNFDIVQLLLNTGVCNVNYQNKAGYTALMLAALAAVEQEEDMAVVRQLFAMGNVNAKASQAGQTALMLAVSHGRQEMVEALLACGADINLQDEEGSTALMCACEHGRAGTVRLLLSQATCDVSIVDNDGNDAVSIALEAGHRDIAALISTHLTQSAVLSPDQNGKSPRRQV
- the KANK3 gene encoding KN motif and ankyrin repeat domain-containing protein 3 isoform X2 gives rise to the protein MAQPTHLNRNLPDLGGPFLYRNQDQDGEKASYSLETPYGFLLDLDFLKYVDDIESGQTLRKLPLNRKAKGPKQALGSSRSQTGGWTSTESLSSTTSEDGKPTFSPRPRIWGSSSEAASKQASVPMSPPPVIHLLPPPSPKALMRNTRVEKTLLETSKRLEREQLGLFDGGAVVTTKAPESPLSPLFPQNSPSSVPLTGESQTDLSLPLTGPVKMSPSNSGRSTPATAVTPAHLYHVRDQMAAALKHLKELEEQVKTIPVLEMKICRLKKEKEQLVAGLLEKSQAGEAFTFDFPPKSPSMEATNETLKDSPEATDNEPSKVRPSKIAELKKLTEKLSASEKTTKMNKGAGHFSRAEEHTHKSVGVGEEIDMDEAVFYYRCHRPCREVAVGWETEMKDAAVWVMESLLGVSAEAEQEIGLLQQTVQHQREVISMLEGHLKEATEELEELRVEVCLRMPKSQICKETMAQPETVEASTEAVPTTRCQAVGGHVEMVDKGILCSPQVACVGVGCDLQQRDIVSVKSGSKATRMDLEGESKVQEQNDNSAVAEPDGKGDEPIPEETEVSNRAVTEGCELPSLETKIVGADLELHFQFSAMEEENVQRESDKSSLGRAETGALKSIMKKRDGVSKVEAGSGRKSLQFVGVLNGEYESTSSEEEEEDQSPDKSSPLSSDSDAAGSTDTSDEEVLGNLEDSDPESPLPVVDARDKIQQCCDQEKAEEENAALEVKEKFELSPRMREACLVVRSSLGHKGGGAKTREVVTSTSLILQEWFRVSSQKSSLASQVAEHLLAFAEISPAILAHIVNLSDGNGNTALHYSVSHSNFDIVQLLLNTGVCNVNYQNKAGYTALMLAALAAVEQEEDMAVVRQLFAMGNVNAKASQAGQTALMLAVSHGRQEMVEALLACGADINLQDEEGSTALMCACEHGRAGTVRLLLSQATCDVSIVDNDGNDAVSIALEAGHRDIAALISTHLTQSAVLSPDQNGKSPRRQV